A region of Necator americanus strain Aroian chromosome I, whole genome shotgun sequence DNA encodes the following proteins:
- a CDS encoding hypothetical protein (NECATOR_CHRI.G442.T1) yields MEELLAPARPVRLSTGVKVIKVRVMYSCCSATRPYDITSCAPFDGPASPSPLVQSFNTPFTFLATVPSNPFQWMSAPIWYPMISSYPVISAQTVTPYQTWTSAYSYAWPKYPAIPRIEVRNVARSVTRETSHFSSTSRRYTGIPVKRLQKNLEKRKNVHRKTTV; encoded by the exons atggaagaattactggcgcccgctcgaccagttcgattatcaacgggagtcaaggtgatcaaggtgaggGTGATGTATTCGTGCTGTTCAGCAACGAG GCCTTATGATATCACCTCGTGTGCACCATTTGATG GTCCAGCTTCTCCATCTCCACTGGTTCAATCCTTCAATACGCCATTTACATTCCTGGCTACAGTCCCATCTAATCCATTTCAATGGATGTCAGCGCCAATTTGGTATCCGATGATTTCGTCGTACCCTGTAATTTCGGCTCAAACAGTGACACCATACCAAACATGGACTTCTGCTTATTCATACGCCTGG CCCAAATATCCAGCTATACCTCGAATTGAAGTTCGTAACGTCGCTCGTTCAGTCACTAGAG AAACTAGTCATTTCTCCTCCACTTCACGACGTTATACGGGAATTCCTGTCAAGAGATTGCAGAAGAATCTCGAAAAGCGCAAGAATGTGCACAGGAAAACTACAGTTTAA
- a CDS encoding hypothetical protein (NECATOR_CHRI.G442.T2), with protein MVFLCFLFPLFLSIIARPYDITSCAPFDGPASPSPLVQSFNTPFTFLATVPSNPFQWMSAPIWYPMISSYPVISAQTVTPYQTWTSAYSYAWPKYPAIPRIEVRNVARSVTRETSHFSSTSRRYTGIPVKRLQKNLEKRKNVHRKTTV; from the exons ATGGTATTCCTCTGCTTCCTATTCCCGCTCTTTCTCTCCATTATAGCTAG GCCTTATGATATCACCTCGTGTGCACCATTTGATG GTCCAGCTTCTCCATCTCCACTGGTTCAATCCTTCAATACGCCATTTACATTCCTGGCTACAGTCCCATCTAATCCATTTCAATGGATGTCAGCGCCAATTTGGTATCCGATGATTTCGTCGTACCCTGTAATTTCGGCTCAAACAGTGACACCATACCAAACATGGACTTCTGCTTATTCATACGCCTGG CCCAAATATCCAGCTATACCTCGAATTGAAGTTCGTAACGTCGCTCGTTCAGTCACTAGAG AAACTAGTCATTTCTCCTCCACTTCACGACGTTATACGGGAATTCCTGTCAAGAGATTGCAGAAGAATCTCGAAAAGCGCAAGAATGTGCACAGGAAAACTACAGTTTAA
- a CDS encoding hypothetical protein (NECATOR_CHRI.G443.T1), with product MASEESARSLGSDQASWKSYSSRMTAGNTVKVYYYIGDGYRDMFVAIGFLLGSIAATAAFAAYNYVSLALGFIIIFFKIFVGIVAYLATAKKNGKLMIFVAICAGLASAATVYIAVTAFTDWAEKDFDLNFVPYVAQIMIDIAVFVHVTYFAIILL from the exons ATGGCTAGCGAAGAATCGGCTCGTAGTCTTGGATCCGACCAGGCCTCTTG GAAAAGCTATTCCTCGAGAATGACAGCAGGGAACACTGTG aaagtctaCTATTACATAGGAGATGGATAT agaGATATGTTTGTGGCCATTGGGTTTCTTTTGGGATCAATTGCAGCTACTGCTGCTTTCGCAGCTTACAATTATGTATCGCTTGCTCTtggttttattattatattttttaag ATTTTTGTTGGCATCGTAGCATATCTGGCTACTgcgaaaaagaatggaaaattaaTGATATTTGTTGCTATTTGTGCG GGGTTAGCATCAGCTGCCACGGTTTATATTGCGGTAACAGCTTTTACCGATTGGGCAGAGAAAGATT tTGATTTAAACTTTGTGCCCTATGTTGCTCAAATTATGATTGATATTGCAG tgTTCGTCCACGTCACATACTTTgcaattatattattatag